Proteins encoded by one window of Actinocorallia herbida:
- a CDS encoding flavin-containing monooxygenase codes for MQQNCAPTATPEIDHDALRAKYLAERDKRLRPEGQAQYVVTEGEFEDYYEADPYTPVTPREPVVEEIDVAVLGGGFAGLVAAARIKQAGASSLRVIEFGGDFGGVWYWNRYPGIQVDNDATCYLPLLEEVGYVPKEKYPRGDEVFEHCQRIGRHFGLYEDALFQTLVKSLEWDAASERWLIGTNRGDRISARFVVMCQGPFNKPKLPGIPGIADFQGHTFHTARWDYAYTGGDTHGGLTGLEGKKVAVIGTGASGVQVVPHIARSAEHLYVFQRTPSSIDERGNEPIDPEWVKTLKPGWQEEIRRNFHTAAFEAFAPGQPDLVCDGWTEVSRNLAARLDETNGWAALADPAKFMELREIEDYRTMQRLRDRIDEIVDDPATAEALKPYYRFLCKRPCFSEEYLPTFNRENVTLIDVSASKGVERITAKGVVAGGVEHEVDCVIFASGFEITTDLDRRLGIAPFTGRDGLSLYDHWADGYKTLHGVMSHGFPNQFFTGFIQGGVTASTTAMFEQQARHIGHIIGAALERGATTVEPTAEAQDAWVTTIRESAVDNSLFQRECTPGYYNNEGETKIRSHLGDPYWPGFYVLEDLLEGWRGKGDLEGLSLKGSAEEKEHA; via the coding sequence ATGCAGCAGAACTGCGCACCCACGGCCACCCCCGAGATCGACCATGACGCGCTGAGAGCCAAGTACCTCGCCGAGCGCGACAAGCGCCTGCGGCCCGAGGGCCAGGCCCAGTACGTCGTCACCGAGGGCGAGTTCGAGGACTACTACGAGGCCGACCCGTACACGCCGGTCACGCCGCGCGAGCCCGTCGTCGAGGAGATCGACGTGGCGGTGCTCGGCGGCGGCTTCGCCGGGCTGGTCGCCGCGGCCCGGATCAAGCAGGCGGGGGCGTCCTCGCTGCGGGTCATCGAGTTCGGCGGCGACTTCGGCGGCGTCTGGTACTGGAACCGCTACCCCGGCATCCAGGTGGACAACGACGCGACCTGCTACCTGCCGCTGCTGGAGGAGGTCGGGTACGTCCCCAAGGAGAAGTACCCCCGCGGCGACGAGGTGTTCGAGCACTGCCAAAGGATCGGCCGGCACTTCGGCCTGTACGAGGACGCCCTGTTCCAGACGCTCGTGAAGTCCCTGGAGTGGGACGCCGCGAGCGAGCGGTGGCTGATCGGCACCAACCGCGGCGACCGGATCAGCGCCCGGTTCGTGGTGATGTGCCAGGGCCCGTTCAACAAGCCGAAGCTGCCCGGCATCCCCGGCATCGCCGACTTCCAGGGCCACACCTTCCACACCGCCCGCTGGGACTACGCCTACACCGGCGGCGACACGCACGGCGGCCTCACCGGGCTGGAAGGCAAGAAGGTCGCCGTCATCGGGACCGGCGCGAGCGGCGTCCAGGTGGTCCCGCACATCGCCCGGTCGGCCGAGCACCTCTACGTCTTCCAGCGCACTCCCTCGTCCATCGACGAGCGCGGCAACGAGCCGATCGACCCCGAGTGGGTCAAGACGCTCAAGCCCGGCTGGCAGGAGGAGATCCGCCGCAACTTCCACACCGCCGCGTTCGAGGCGTTCGCGCCCGGTCAGCCCGACCTCGTCTGCGACGGCTGGACCGAGGTGAGCCGCAACCTCGCCGCCCGCCTGGACGAGACGAACGGATGGGCCGCGCTCGCCGACCCGGCGAAGTTCATGGAGCTGCGCGAGATCGAGGACTACCGGACGATGCAGCGCCTGCGCGACCGCATCGACGAGATCGTCGACGACCCCGCGACGGCCGAGGCCCTGAAGCCCTACTACCGCTTCCTGTGCAAGCGGCCGTGCTTCTCCGAGGAGTACCTGCCCACGTTCAACCGCGAGAACGTCACCCTCATCGACGTGTCGGCGAGCAAGGGCGTCGAGCGGATCACCGCCAAGGGCGTCGTCGCGGGCGGCGTCGAGCACGAGGTGGACTGCGTCATCTTCGCCAGCGGCTTCGAGATCACCACCGACCTCGACCGCCGCCTCGGCATCGCGCCCTTCACCGGACGGGACGGCCTGTCCCTGTACGACCACTGGGCCGACGGCTACAAGACCCTGCACGGCGTCATGAGCCACGGGTTCCCCAACCAGTTCTTCACCGGCTTCATCCAGGGCGGCGTCACCGCGAGCACCACCGCGATGTTCGAGCAGCAGGCCCGGCACATCGGCCACATCATCGGCGCCGCGCTGGAGCGGGGCGCCACGACGGTCGAGCCGACCGCGGAGGCGCAGGACGCGTGGGTGACGACGATCCGGGAGAGCGCGGTCGACAACAGCCTCTTCCAGCGCGAGTGCACCCCCGGCTACTACAACAACGAAGGCGAGACGAAGATCCGCTCGCACCTCGGCGACCCCTACTGGCCGGGCTTCTACGTGCTGGAGGACCTGCTCGAAGGGTGGCGCGGCAAGGGCGACCTCGAAGGGCTCTCCCTGAAGGGCTCCGCCGAGGAGAAGGAACATGCCTGA
- a CDS encoding aromatic ring-hydroxylating oxygenase subunit alpha: MSETADHTDTAAEDLSRPLTIGVEAYISEEWARAERDRLWAKVWQQVGRVEELPEVGDFLTYDILDDSIIVVRTSPDEIRAHYNVCSHRGRRLVDTPEGAHDGRGRGRQFVCGFHGWRYDLEGRCTRVPEREDWQGTLTDDKIKLGEVRLETWGGWIWITMDPDAEPLWTYLEPAPTLLKSFDLERFRYRWRRWLVFDCNWKVALEAFNETYHVPYTHPEFIPFGSFLGWSRVQGRHSNIGFEAPKGLEENQGKLRIGGGVDARVSTAEMQNFIWENANTNTTETLVDVANRLAAELPDGTPPDQVAKYWLETARREDADRGVVWPTVDPEAVAASGTAWQIFPNFQIGHGQNNMLCYSARPYGYDPDKCIFEVAVYQLYAPGEEPETEWVFTPPDHPDWRTVLPQDFSNMAAVQKGMKARGFTGPKPNPYRERAVANLHHNLAKYMGAGAPRDLD; the protein is encoded by the coding sequence ATGAGCGAAACCGCCGACCACACGGACACGGCGGCCGAGGACCTGTCGCGGCCGCTCACCATCGGCGTCGAGGCCTACATCTCCGAGGAGTGGGCCAGGGCCGAGCGCGACAGGCTGTGGGCGAAGGTGTGGCAGCAGGTCGGCCGGGTGGAGGAGCTGCCCGAGGTCGGCGACTTCCTCACCTACGACATCCTGGACGACTCGATCATCGTCGTCCGGACGTCGCCCGACGAGATCCGCGCCCACTACAACGTCTGCTCGCACCGCGGCCGCCGCCTGGTCGACACCCCCGAGGGCGCGCACGACGGACGGGGCAGGGGCCGCCAGTTCGTCTGCGGCTTCCACGGCTGGCGCTACGACCTCGAAGGCCGGTGCACCCGCGTCCCCGAGCGGGAGGACTGGCAGGGCACCCTGACCGACGACAAGATCAAGCTCGGCGAGGTCAGGCTGGAGACCTGGGGCGGCTGGATCTGGATCACCATGGATCCGGACGCCGAGCCGCTGTGGACCTACCTGGAGCCCGCGCCGACCCTGCTCAAGTCGTTCGATCTCGAGCGCTTCCGCTACCGGTGGCGGCGCTGGCTCGTCTTCGACTGCAACTGGAAGGTCGCGCTCGAGGCGTTCAACGAGACGTACCACGTGCCCTACACCCACCCGGAGTTCATCCCCTTCGGCAGCTTCCTCGGCTGGTCCCGGGTCCAGGGCAGGCACAGCAACATCGGCTTCGAGGCCCCCAAGGGCCTGGAGGAGAACCAGGGCAAGCTGCGCATCGGCGGCGGCGTCGACGCCCGCGTCTCGACCGCGGAGATGCAGAACTTCATCTGGGAGAACGCCAACACCAACACCACCGAGACCCTGGTGGACGTCGCCAACCGGCTCGCCGCCGAGCTGCCCGACGGCACCCCGCCCGACCAGGTCGCGAAGTACTGGCTGGAGACGGCCCGCCGCGAGGACGCCGACCGCGGCGTCGTCTGGCCGACGGTCGACCCCGAGGCGGTCGCGGCGAGCGGGACGGCCTGGCAGATCTTCCCCAACTTCCAGATCGGCCACGGGCAGAACAACATGCTCTGCTACAGCGCCCGCCCCTACGGCTACGACCCCGACAAGTGCATCTTCGAGGTCGCCGTCTACCAGCTGTACGCGCCGGGCGAGGAGCCGGAGACCGAGTGGGTCTTCACGCCCCCGGACCACCCGGACTGGCGGACGGTCCTGCCGCAGGACTTCTCCAACATGGCCGCTGTGCAGAAGGGCATGAAGGCCCGCGGTTTCACCGGCCCGAAGCCGAACCCGTACCGCGAGCGCGCAGTGGCGAACCTGCACCACAACCTCGCGAAGTACATGGGCGCCGGCGCCCCGCGCGACCTCGACTGA
- a CDS encoding SDR family NAD(P)-dependent oxidoreductase has product MSPDFLGMAGRVVIVSGAGGGGIGTTVTRMVAQAGATVIAVSRSQDNLDTHVAPLAKEGLKVVPVAADAATDEGIATALAAARGADGDLYGLVNVAGGAAPSDWRPSTRVTRESWRSLFAQNLETMFFMSQAVAAELKDQGRKGSIVSVSSISGMNTAPFHIGYGTAKAALVAATRTMAVELASAEIRVNAVAPGVTATPASLTYVEADPERDARAIAMGRRGTPEEQAGAILFLLSDLSSYVTGQTLLVDGGLNLKWTWLAADNTSLFLKDEAFRTEITRF; this is encoded by the coding sequence ATGTCCCCCGACTTCCTCGGCATGGCAGGCCGTGTCGTCATCGTGTCCGGCGCTGGCGGAGGCGGCATCGGCACCACGGTGACCCGCATGGTCGCCCAGGCCGGCGCGACGGTCATCGCGGTGAGCCGATCCCAGGACAACCTCGACACCCACGTCGCCCCCCTCGCGAAGGAGGGCCTCAAGGTCGTGCCCGTCGCGGCCGACGCGGCGACGGACGAGGGCATCGCGACGGCCCTGGCGGCGGCCCGCGGAGCGGACGGCGACCTCTACGGCCTCGTCAACGTCGCGGGCGGCGCCGCCCCGTCGGACTGGCGGCCCTCCACCCGGGTCACCCGCGAGTCCTGGCGGTCCCTGTTCGCCCAGAACCTGGAAACGATGTTCTTCATGAGCCAGGCGGTCGCCGCCGAGCTCAAGGACCAGGGCCGCAAGGGCTCGATCGTCTCGGTCTCCTCGATCAGCGGGATGAACACCGCGCCGTTCCACATCGGCTACGGCACCGCCAAGGCCGCGCTGGTCGCGGCGACCCGGACGATGGCGGTCGAACTCGCGTCGGCCGAGATCCGGGTGAACGCGGTCGCCCCCGGCGTCACCGCGACGCCCGCCTCGCTCACCTACGTCGAGGCCGACCCCGAGCGGGACGCCCGCGCGATCGCCATGGGGCGCCGCGGCACCCCCGAGGAGCAGGCCGGCGCGATCCTCTTCCTGCTCTCGGACCTGTCGTCCTACGTCACCGGCCAGACCCTGCTGGTGGACGGCGGTCTGAACCTCAAGTGGACCTGGCTGGCCGCCGACAACACCTCGCTGTTCCTCAAGGACGAGGCGTTCCGTACTGAGATCACCCGCTTCTAG
- a CDS encoding SMP-30/gluconolactonase/LRE family protein, with protein sequence MAQNSARHTGPASIPLAEGWTLARITPPSRLFGANGLRTGPDGRIYVAQVAGSQISALDVDTGVLETVSAMGSEIVAPDDLAFDAAGDLYATEYYDGRVSVRSADGRTRVLRDDVPGANGITFHQGRLFIDECRIGGRLLELDPNGGAPRVLVENLPMPNALEFGPDGKLYYPVLGTNDIWRIDPDGGEPERVAGDLGVPDAVKFDAEGFIVSTQVATGEVLRIDPRSGDRTVLATIAPGLDNLTFVNGRLFVSGFTGHITEVLGGGKTREVLPGGLTWPLDLTVGPDGTLYISDGTYFYARTPEGGLQTLGMLFSPGWPGYIRGVTADGAGAFVVTTSNGQIARWRPAEGEHDILAGETEPFDQLYGVALAPDGAVVAAEQGTGRVVSVRDGQVTTLASGLDGPTGVAFTADGTCLVSESGAGRVVALRGSGVDTVADGLETPQGILVRGSRLLVVDAGAKTLLDIDLDGKVRTTIASGLPVGAPPGVDPKPLKGLPPFSGPQGLFAGIAAGQDGTLYVSGDAEGSVLSFRKEG encoded by the coding sequence ATGGCACAGAACAGCGCGCGTCATACCGGTCCCGCCTCGATTCCACTCGCCGAAGGCTGGACGCTGGCGCGGATCACCCCGCCGAGCCGCCTGTTCGGCGCGAACGGCCTGCGCACCGGGCCGGACGGCCGCATCTACGTCGCGCAGGTGGCGGGCAGCCAGATCAGCGCGCTCGACGTCGACACCGGCGTGCTGGAGACCGTCAGCGCGATGGGCTCGGAGATCGTCGCCCCCGACGACCTCGCCTTCGACGCCGCCGGCGATCTCTACGCCACCGAGTACTACGACGGCAGGGTCAGCGTCCGCTCCGCGGACGGCCGCACCCGGGTGCTCCGCGACGACGTCCCCGGCGCCAACGGCATCACCTTCCACCAGGGCCGGCTGTTCATCGACGAGTGCCGGATCGGCGGCCGCCTCCTGGAGCTCGACCCGAACGGCGGCGCCCCCCGCGTCCTGGTCGAGAACCTGCCGATGCCGAACGCGCTGGAGTTCGGCCCGGACGGCAAGCTCTACTACCCGGTGCTCGGCACGAACGACATCTGGCGGATCGACCCCGACGGCGGCGAGCCCGAGCGCGTCGCCGGTGACCTCGGCGTCCCCGACGCGGTGAAGTTCGACGCCGAGGGCTTCATCGTCTCCACCCAGGTCGCCACCGGCGAGGTGCTCCGCATCGACCCGCGCAGCGGCGACCGCACGGTCCTGGCGACGATCGCGCCCGGACTGGACAACCTGACGTTCGTGAACGGCCGCCTGTTCGTCTCCGGCTTCACCGGCCACATCACCGAGGTCCTGGGCGGCGGCAAGACCCGCGAGGTGCTTCCGGGCGGGCTGACCTGGCCGCTCGACCTCACCGTGGGCCCCGACGGCACCCTGTACATCTCCGACGGCACCTACTTCTACGCCCGCACGCCCGAGGGCGGCCTGCAGACCCTCGGCATGCTGTTCAGCCCCGGCTGGCCCGGCTACATCCGGGGCGTCACCGCCGACGGCGCGGGCGCCTTCGTCGTCACCACCTCCAACGGCCAGATCGCGCGCTGGCGGCCCGCCGAAGGCGAGCACGACATCCTCGCGGGGGAGACCGAGCCCTTCGACCAGCTCTACGGCGTGGCCCTGGCCCCCGACGGCGCCGTGGTCGCCGCCGAGCAGGGCACCGGGCGCGTCGTCTCCGTGCGCGACGGCCAGGTGACGACCCTCGCGTCCGGCCTGGACGGGCCCACCGGCGTGGCCTTCACCGCCGACGGCACCTGCCTGGTGTCCGAGTCCGGCGCGGGCCGCGTCGTCGCGCTCCGCGGATCCGGCGTCGACACCGTCGCGGACGGCCTGGAGACCCCGCAGGGCATCCTGGTCCGCGGCTCCCGCCTCCTCGTGGTCGACGCGGGCGCCAAGACCCTCCTCGACATCGACCTCGACGGCAAGGTCCGCACCACCATCGCCTCCGGCCTCCCGGTCGGCGCCCCTCCCGGCGTGGACCCCAAGCCCCTCAAGGGCCTCCCGCCCTTCAGCGGCCCGCAGGGCCTGTTCGCCGGGATCGCCGCAGGGCAGGACGGCACCCTCTACGTCTCCGGTGACGCCGAAGGCAGCGTCCTCTCCTTCCGGAAGGAGGGCTGA
- a CDS encoding MDR family oxidoreductase, with amino-acid sequence MFSALLIEKDEAGRRVAVAALDEERLPEGDVTVDVAYSTLNYKDALAITGASPVVRKFPMVPGIDFAGTVTASGHPDHRPGDSVVLNGWGVGESHWGGLAQRARVNGDWLVPLPTAFTARQAMAIGTAGYTASLCVDALLAYGTRPDQGEVLVTGATGGVGSVAIALLSRAGFQVAAVTGKPSEADYLHALGATTVLDRAAFAEAGKPLQKERWAAVVDTAGSHILANACAQIRYGGAVAACGLAQGMDFPASVAPFILRGVSLLGVDSVMAPKARRLTAWERLSRDLDAAALESIAREVPLAEAIDAAAGFLDGKIRGRIVVDVNR; translated from the coding sequence ATGTTCTCCGCATTGCTGATCGAGAAGGACGAGGCGGGCCGGCGGGTCGCCGTCGCCGCGCTGGACGAGGAGCGCCTCCCCGAAGGGGACGTCACCGTGGACGTCGCGTACTCCACGCTGAACTACAAGGACGCCCTGGCCATCACCGGCGCGTCCCCCGTCGTCCGCAAGTTCCCGATGGTCCCCGGCATCGACTTCGCGGGCACCGTCACCGCGAGCGGCCACCCCGACCACAGGCCCGGCGACTCCGTGGTGCTGAACGGCTGGGGCGTCGGCGAGAGCCACTGGGGCGGGCTCGCCCAGCGCGCGCGGGTGAACGGCGACTGGCTCGTGCCGCTGCCCACGGCGTTCACCGCCCGTCAGGCGATGGCGATCGGTACCGCGGGCTACACCGCGAGCCTCTGCGTCGACGCCCTGCTCGCCTATGGCACCCGTCCGGATCAGGGCGAAGTCCTGGTGACCGGCGCGACCGGCGGCGTCGGCAGCGTGGCGATCGCGCTGCTCTCCCGGGCCGGATTCCAGGTGGCCGCCGTCACGGGCAAGCCCTCGGAGGCCGACTACCTCCATGCTCTCGGCGCGACCACCGTCCTGGACCGGGCCGCGTTCGCCGAAGCCGGAAAGCCGCTCCAGAAGGAGCGCTGGGCCGCCGTCGTCGACACCGCGGGCAGCCACATCCTCGCCAACGCCTGCGCGCAGATCCGCTACGGCGGCGCGGTCGCCGCCTGCGGCCTCGCCCAGGGCATGGACTTTCCTGCCAGCGTCGCCCCGTTCATCCTGCGCGGTGTCAGCCTCCTCGGCGTCGACAGCGTCATGGCGCCCAAGGCCCGCAGGCTCACCGCCTGGGAGCGGCTGTCCCGCGACCTCGACGCCGCCGCGCTGGAGTCGATCGCGCGGGAGGTCCCCCTGGCCGAGGCCATCGACGCGGCGGCCGGCTTCCTGGACGGCAAGATCCGGGGCCGCATCGTCGTGGACGTCAACAGGTAG
- a CDS encoding FAS1-like dehydratase domain-containing protein, with protein sequence MSESLELDLSDVDHRVGKPVGGGQLWEPCSASDVRRWVMAMDYPNPLHWDTEFARESRFGGIVAPQSMAVGLDYGHGAQPACVGHIPGSHLIFGGEEWWFYGPRVKVGDQLFQERRFHDYKVAETKFAGPTMFSRGDTVHTNQRGDLVARERSTAIRYLYEEAAKRGMYDNQAGDIRRWSAAELDGIERLRHEWILSNRLGVSPRFDEVKVGDTLPRRVIGPHSIASFTTEYRAFLFNIWGTFHWTAPPGLVDPWINQDPGWGPGFGFDEEGAKIDPRKRDGLYVGPSRGHIDADKASDVGMARAYGYGATMGAWCTDYLAYWAGHDGMVRHTKADFRFPAFEGDVTYFDAEVVGKEPASAWGVPLVQVKLKLTDQNHAVLVSCTAEVELPL encoded by the coding sequence GTGAGCGAGTCCCTCGAACTCGACCTTTCCGACGTCGACCACCGGGTCGGCAAGCCCGTCGGCGGCGGCCAGCTGTGGGAGCCGTGCAGCGCCTCCGACGTGCGGCGCTGGGTCATGGCCATGGACTACCCGAACCCGCTGCACTGGGACACCGAGTTCGCCCGCGAGTCCCGCTTCGGCGGGATCGTCGCGCCGCAGTCGATGGCCGTCGGCCTCGACTACGGGCACGGCGCGCAGCCCGCCTGCGTCGGCCACATCCCCGGCAGCCACCTCATCTTCGGCGGCGAGGAGTGGTGGTTCTACGGCCCGCGCGTCAAGGTCGGCGACCAGCTCTTCCAGGAGCGCCGCTTCCACGACTACAAGGTCGCCGAGACGAAGTTCGCCGGGCCGACCATGTTCTCGCGCGGCGACACCGTGCACACCAACCAGCGCGGCGACCTCGTCGCCAGGGAGCGCTCGACCGCGATCCGCTACCTCTACGAGGAGGCCGCGAAGCGGGGCATGTACGACAACCAGGCCGGTGACATCCGGCGCTGGTCGGCCGCCGAACTCGACGGGATCGAGCGGCTGCGCCACGAGTGGATCCTGTCGAACCGGCTCGGCGTCTCCCCGCGCTTTGACGAGGTCAAGGTGGGCGACACCCTTCCGCGCCGCGTCATCGGCCCGCACAGCATCGCCAGCTTCACCACCGAGTACCGCGCCTTCCTGTTCAACATCTGGGGCACCTTCCACTGGACGGCCCCGCCCGGCCTCGTCGACCCGTGGATCAACCAGGACCCAGGCTGGGGCCCCGGCTTCGGGTTCGACGAAGAGGGGGCCAAGATCGACCCCCGTAAGCGGGACGGCCTGTACGTCGGCCCGTCACGCGGCCACATCGACGCCGACAAGGCGAGCGACGTGGGTATGGCCCGCGCGTACGGCTACGGCGCGACCATGGGCGCCTGGTGCACCGACTACCTCGCCTACTGGGCCGGCCATGACGGCATGGTCCGCCACACCAAGGCCGACTTCCGGTTCCCCGCGTTCGAAGGCGACGTCACGTACTTCGACGCCGAGGTCGTCGGCAAGGAGCCCGCCTCGGCGTGGGGCGTGCCTCTCGTCCAGGTGAAGCTCAAGCTCACCGACCAGAACCACGCGGTCCTGGTGAGCTGCACCGCCGAAGTCGAACTGCCCCTCTGA
- a CDS encoding class I adenylate-forming enzyme family protein: MTTPPALSIAAGPPLDGEPGLGALTLPGFLREVTEAYAEREAVAFPSAGGVVRWTYAELWERSVEVARALRASGLGQGARVGVLMTNRPEWLAAVFGTSLAGGVAVTLSTFSTAPELDHLLQTSGVSFLLLERQVLKTDFAAILTELEPALFEAGGGTLRSTRFPFLRHLAVVGEAVPGIETWRDFLARGAGVPSALIDATAAAVRPSDTAVVFFSSGTTSLPKGVLSAHRGVTVQMWRFRRMFGFGPDDTVRCWTANGFFWSGNFGQALGATLAAGGSLVLQPVFVAEESLALMAAERVTFPVAWPHQWAHLESAATWAETDLSAFVYADRATPAAKHPTVTADWTEPGRAYGNTETFTISTCYPANTPEEVHAGSSGLPLPGNTIKIVDPLTGAVVPRGDHGEICVKGPTLMLGYLGTPLDTTLDGEGFFPTGDGGHLDEDDRLYWKGRLTDLIKTGGANVSPLEVDEALSAHPSVKVAKTVGVPHDTLGEIVVACVIPHSGQETDPEALRAHLRTRLAAYKVPRHILYFAEADLSLTGSNKIKSTDLRTLAAARLAP, encoded by the coding sequence ATGACCACCCCGCCCGCACTCTCGATCGCCGCAGGCCCGCCGCTCGACGGCGAACCAGGGCTCGGCGCGCTCACTCTGCCCGGATTCCTGCGGGAGGTGACCGAGGCCTACGCCGAACGGGAGGCCGTCGCCTTCCCTTCGGCGGGCGGCGTCGTCCGCTGGACCTACGCGGAGTTGTGGGAGCGCTCCGTCGAGGTGGCCCGCGCGCTGCGGGCCTCGGGGCTCGGGCAGGGCGCCCGGGTCGGCGTCCTCATGACGAACCGGCCGGAATGGCTCGCCGCGGTCTTCGGCACCTCCCTGGCCGGGGGCGTCGCGGTGACGCTCTCGACGTTCTCCACGGCGCCCGAGCTGGACCACCTGCTCCAGACGTCCGGGGTGTCGTTCCTGCTGCTCGAGCGGCAGGTGCTGAAGACCGACTTCGCGGCGATCCTGACCGAGCTGGAACCCGCCCTCTTCGAGGCCGGGGGAGGGACGCTGCGGTCGACCCGGTTCCCGTTCCTGCGCCACCTCGCCGTCGTCGGGGAGGCGGTGCCGGGCATAGAGACGTGGCGGGACTTCCTTGCGAGAGGCGCGGGCGTGCCTAGCGCGCTGATCGACGCGACGGCCGCGGCCGTACGGCCCAGCGACACGGCCGTGGTGTTCTTCTCCTCCGGCACGACCAGCCTCCCCAAGGGCGTCCTCAGCGCGCACCGGGGCGTCACCGTGCAGATGTGGCGGTTCCGGCGCATGTTCGGCTTCGGCCCGGACGACACCGTGCGCTGCTGGACGGCGAACGGGTTCTTCTGGTCGGGCAACTTCGGCCAGGCGCTCGGCGCGACCCTCGCGGCGGGCGGCAGCCTCGTCCTCCAGCCCGTGTTCGTCGCCGAGGAGTCCCTGGCGCTGATGGCGGCGGAGCGGGTGACGTTCCCCGTCGCGTGGCCGCATCAGTGGGCGCACCTGGAGAGCGCCGCGACCTGGGCGGAGACCGACCTGAGCGCCTTCGTCTACGCCGACCGGGCGACCCCCGCGGCCAAGCACCCGACGGTGACGGCCGACTGGACCGAGCCCGGCCGCGCCTACGGCAACACCGAGACCTTCACCATCTCGACCTGCTACCCGGCGAACACCCCCGAGGAGGTGCACGCGGGCAGCAGCGGCCTCCCGCTCCCCGGCAACACGATCAAGATCGTCGACCCGCTGACGGGGGCCGTCGTCCCCCGCGGCGACCACGGCGAGATCTGCGTGAAGGGCCCCACCCTCATGCTCGGCTACCTCGGCACCCCCCTGGACACGACCCTTGACGGCGAGGGTTTCTTCCCCACGGGAGACGGCGGCCACCTGGACGAAGACGACCGCCTCTACTGGAAGGGCCGCCTGACCGATCTCATCAAGACCGGCGGCGCGAACGTCTCCCCCCTGGAGGTGGACGAGGCCCTGTCCGCCCACCCGTCCGTCAAGGTGGCCAAGACCGTGGGCGTCCCCCACGACACGCTGGGCGAGATCGTCGTGGCCTGCGTCATCCCGCACTCCGGCCAGGAGACCGACCCGGAGGCCCTGCGCGCCCACCTCCGCACCCGCCTCGCCGCCTACAAGGTGCCCCGGCACATCCTCTACTTCGCCGAGGCGGACCTCAGCCTCACCGGCAGCAACAAGATCAAGTCCACCGATCTCCGTACCCTCGCCGCGGCGCGCCTGGCCCCCTAG
- a CDS encoding oxidoreductase: MSKTWLITGSSRGLGRALAEAVLDAGDELVATARHTESLRDLVVEYGDRVRPVALDVTDAAAARDAVREAVAAFGRLDVVVNNAGYADVASIEDTSEEAFRAQIDTNFYGVVNVTRAALPVLRAQGSGRIIQISSVGGRVGGPGLGAYQSAKWAVGGFSEVLAKEVAHLGIKVTVAEPGGMRTDWAGSSMETPPVSGPYKPVIDPVIARQRQADGNQPGDPARIARILLDVAASAEPPVRLLLGRDAVRVAGAAAEALAASDAKWRDVSASV; encoded by the coding sequence ATGAGCAAGACCTGGCTGATCACCGGAAGTTCCCGAGGGCTGGGACGTGCCCTTGCGGAGGCGGTCCTGGACGCGGGCGACGAGCTCGTCGCCACCGCGCGGCACACCGAGTCCCTGCGCGACCTCGTCGTCGAGTACGGCGACCGGGTCCGGCCGGTCGCGCTGGACGTGACCGACGCGGCCGCGGCCCGGGACGCCGTGCGGGAGGCGGTCGCGGCGTTCGGACGGCTGGACGTGGTCGTGAACAACGCGGGCTACGCCGACGTGGCCTCGATCGAGGACACGTCCGAGGAGGCCTTCCGCGCGCAGATCGACACGAACTTCTACGGGGTCGTGAACGTGACCCGGGCGGCGCTGCCCGTCCTGCGGGCGCAAGGGTCCGGGCGGATCATCCAGATCTCGTCGGTCGGCGGGCGGGTGGGCGGCCCCGGCCTGGGCGCCTACCAGTCCGCGAAGTGGGCGGTCGGGGGCTTCTCCGAGGTCCTGGCCAAGGAGGTCGCGCACCTCGGCATCAAGGTGACGGTCGCCGAGCCCGGCGGGATGCGCACCGACTGGGCGGGGTCCTCGATGGAGACGCCGCCGGTGAGCGGGCCGTACAAGCCGGTCATCGATCCCGTCATCGCCCGTCAGCGGCAGGCCGATGGAAACCAGCCCGGAGACCCTGCGCGGATCGCACGGATCCTCCTCGACGTCGCCGCCTCCGCGGAACCGCCCGTGCGGCTGCTGCTGGGCAGGGACGCCGTCCGGGTCGCCGGCGCCGCGGCCGAGGCGCTCGCCGCCTCGGACGCCAAGTGGCGCGACGTCAGCGCGTCGGTGTGA